From the Cloeon dipterum chromosome 4, ieCloDipt1.1, whole genome shotgun sequence genome, the window TCTATTATACGCAGATGAGGGTATATGAACGAAAGACTGGCTTGTTTTCATTCGTCCACGCAGGACTGGCCAGTAGAAGagtcttaaattattaataatattaaatatttaataattaacgcGATTTATGCTTTGGTATATATGCTCAGTCAGCACCGGCCGCACACAACTGTCATCTGGCTGTCTCTCTCACTATGTCGTCGCGCGATGAATTTGATTCACACTGTCCGGGTGCAGCCGATGTGTACTGTTCATCAAATGGCACTCAGTGCTGGGCCAGGTGCTGACAAGTATCACAATGAGGCGAGAGTAGCAGTGTCCCGCCGAAGACAACAACCAACCCATCAGTCGCCGTGAACGGGGACAGTTTTCCTCCAGTTCCACGAGTCGCTCGTGTGgctgaaacaaattaaataaatttcttaacgTATTGCgcggaaaaaaatgaagtgaatATGTTTAATCCAAAAAGGGTAAATAAACGATATTCACCTTCCAAAAAGGGGATGCCAGAGTTGAGGAAGATTTCTGGTTGCCCCTTGCAAGCCCATAGTGAGACTGGGAGGCGGCGAGACTAGTGGACCACTCTGTTTGGGGGCCTGCTTGTTTTTCTTGGGCATCAGGTCGCTTAGCGCCTTGCAGGCGATGCGGGGCTTTGGTGGCCCTTGGGCTGGTGGATTTTTCATCGGCGCAGCTGCGGCGGGCGTGAATTGCATTTGCTTGGTGGGTGGCGGAGGAGTGTGCCACGTATCCATCGGGGGCGGCACGCAGAAGCCCATGGCCGCCAGGTGGAGGGCGGTCAGGTCGGCCGGCGGCCACGCGGGCGGCTTCGGAAGGGCCCAATCGTGCGCGGCCCACGCGAGCAGCTCCGAGTCGGACCGCTGGAGCAGCGCCTGCAGCCGGTCCAGGGAAACGGCGATCACGTCTGGCGAGAGGGGTGCAGGGGGCAGGGCGAGCAACCGGGGGATCTCGGTCGCAGGGCTGGCGAAGAGGGCCGATAGTCTCGACTGGGGGATCAGCAGAGGGTCCGGCACCCTGAGTTTGGACATGACCAGTCTCAGCTGCGCTAACGCGTCCAGGGGCGCCGCAGGCGCAGGGGGTGGCTGGACCCTCTTGGGGGTGGTGGAATGGTTCGTGATCAAAAGCTCCATCAACATCGACTCCTGCTTCTTCTCCCGCAGCAGCTCCCTCAGGGTGGGCTCCTGCTTTTGCTTCTTGGCCGGCACCTCGGTGTTCTCGATGGTCCTCTTCATCGGCCTCTCGTGAACGTGGGCTGGCAGCGGTGACAGCATGGGCCTGGGCACGCCGGGCAAGGCCACTGGCAGGGCCTGGTGCGCCGGACTGGGTGTCCGATACTCGCAGGGAGGCTGCTGCAGGACCGGGCTCGGCAGGGGTTTGCGAGGGAGGGGAGGCAGGCGAATCAAGGGGCTGCGGCATGGCAAAGGGCCCGGCTCTCGCTTCTTGGCGCTCAGGTCGGCCACCTGCTCGGGGTTGATCACCACTTCCTCTTCTTCCGGAACCTCCATTTTAACACTGTATCCCTTCAGGTTCAACACGGTCACTTTCTTCTCCTTAATCTCCTCTGGCACCGATTGCGCCGGCTTCTCACTTTTTTCGACCACTGCCGCCTGCTCCCGCGGCTTGTCAACAAATTCGTCCTTGTCCTTGATGGAGCATTCAGAAGCGTCGGCAACACCGCAGTCCTTCTCAGGTGAAGCTTCTTCGCACTCCGACTCGTCCTCTGCATCGTCCATCAAGGTATCCTCCCCCTCAGGAAGGTCggccgcctcctcctcctcctcagggtgattttcattttcatccgCTTCAGGAACAACAGGTCCAGTCTCGATTTGCGCATGAGCGTCCTCTCGCGCAGGAAATCCACCTTCCTCGTCGTCATCCTCGTCAGGGACATCCTCCCGCTCAGGGTCGCTCTCAGGGTCGACCTGCACGTTTTGGGACTTGGCCTTGTCCTCCTCTCGCTCGGAGAGCTCCTCCTCGCTGAAACCAGCGCTGTCGGAGCTGTCCCTGCGGAGGGCGCTCTGCATCTCGGACAGGGTGTTGGTCCGGGGGATGGCCCTCCAGCCGGCCGGCGTCTTCGTCAGCCTGAGCCTGTTGCGAATGTCGTAATCCTCGCACCACACCTCCCCGATGACGCCCTCCTCGGCCTGTTTGACCCACACGAAGATCGGACTGACTCGCGGCCTCTCCTGGTGCTCATGGTGGTGCCTACTTTTCTTCGACTTGCGTTTCTTCTTGCGTCTGACGTGGCTGACCGGCGTGTCCAGCCTGTCCACCATGTCCCTGAGCAGGTCGGACACGGTGTCTTGCTCGACGACGCTGGTGCTGTCGTCGCCGCGCACCGAGTCGGGCGGCGTCGGCAGGCCCATCCGAACGTGCCCGTCCGACGACAACGACTCGAGCATATCCGAGGGCAGCTGGTCGAGCACCACCGTGCACCCTCCGGAGCGCGGCCCGACGTCGTCCTCGGACGCGAGCGGCGACAGCTGCGACAACCGCAGGGGCGACGCCCTCGGGCTCCAGCGCTTCATCATTTGGCTCGCACTCTCCGCCGTTCACTGCACTGCAAGGGCATGGCGACGTGCTCTCGTCCGCTTCTCGGCAACAACTAACTGCTGAGGGCCCCAACAACCGGTTCTTTTGGCCAACCGACGGCTACCGATACACCGTCCGCagccagcaccagcagcagctgaATAAACCGACTGTTTTCTGCGCGCGACGATCGCTCCGAACCTCCGAAGTGCTCCGAACGGCTCCCCCGGCCCCGAGCGCCAGCTATAACGTTCGTCCGTTGccttcaatatttaatattcgCGCACTAAATCGAACCCGAACGCAAACTACGTATACGCGACCTTCGTACTCCTTCCGCTCTTTTTGTCGCCCGCCCTGCGAATTCTCCGGTTCCTCGTCGCGGCCGCCGCGGGCCAAACGGCTAGACGTGTCGGAAGACTTGCGTTTTTCGGTCTCGTCCCTCCTGCGCAGTTGCCAGTGGGTGCGACGGAAAAATCTGGAACCGTGGAATATAAAGCGcgataaacaaaatgaaataataataataaaaaaaacagcccAACTCGGCCGCTCAACGAACCTAGCGACCGTGGATGATTGAGCGACGGGGGGAATTATTGTCTCGTCGCtcccaattatttttaatagatcGAATGCAGCGTGCGTGGATGAGTgggagataattaaaaaagcagactCGGCTATATGGATGTGTGCTCACATGATGATGTTGATGATGATACGGGAGGACAAGCAGGTGCACGCGGACAAGTGACATTTGGCATTTGCTgttaatattatgtattttgtgACGGTGGTTATGACGTGCAAGATTGCTGATGGGGCAATGTTACAATTTATGGCGCTATCTTTATGAAAATGtgagctaaaaatttatctgcacGAAGCAACAGCCAAAAAAAGCTCGGGCAAAGAAGGTCACAAGGTGACCtctcttttctaatttattatcaaaagtGTCAGTAAcgggaaataagaaaaattacaaagttttATCTACAAATATGAAGGATTTTGTCCtatcaaatattaaacaacGTGAAGATCTTTAGAAATAGTTTTTGCTCTTGACAAACAGGTTGATTtaacttgagaaaaaatcCATCGCTCCTGGCATCGTTCAATTCATTTGAGTGTAAATTGCCGCTTGTAAACACGGTCTTTATCTTGACGCTTTTCTCTTTTGCCGATTAAACGCAGTGGCGATTGTTTGAAAAGTTTACATAATTTATGGGTTTGAGGCCAAGGGAAACGAAGCCGGGCGTGCGAAAGCCGGCGATAATTGCGCGAAATCAGTTTTTGCTGGTGTCTCGCCGACCCGGCCCAGCGCGCGAGTGATGGCCTCTGCAGCTCAATCCGTTCGGTCGGTGCACAGCACATGTGCATGCAATTGCTGGCgaccgacacacacacacacacacatagcCAGGCTTTCTCACATATGAATTGCGCAATCTGGACGTTTGTGTGTATacgtttaaatatatttatcgaGCAGCGCGCCGAGTGTGATTAATTATAATACGCGCAGAGCAGAGCTTGCTCAACGGGCCGGCGGAATAAAATCGAGAGCAGAGCGACGTTTTCGTCGCGATATTCCATTCATTGTTGTTGTGATGTGTGCGGCGGGCCGTTTGCTTTGCGCCGCACTGTACTTAACGAGAGGATAATGAAGCCGCGGTGCACGCCGGCGGAGGCGCACTCCGTGACCAAACGCTTCTCCTCCGCAGGCTGCGTTCCCACAGCCACTTCTGTCCGTCCATCCACTTTTCTTCGCTGCTCCTTCGTTCCTTCgttcgcttgctcgctcgttcgttcgttcggctgataaaatcaattacGTGCCCCTAATGCCGTAGCCACGACCAACCAACGCTTTTTGCACAGAGCCTGAAAGCATTTCATCTGCAGCCGCGTTTTATTCGTTTCAGCAACAAAAGATGCTTGCGCACATCATTAGGTGTGTGTAAAGTAAAAGGCAACCTCACTCGTCTCTCACCGTGCTGGCTTGATGCGagtttattcaaatcaattgTTGCAAGTTAAGAGCCTAATTAGTCCGCTAAATAATGCCCTTGTTTTCCCAACGAGGAGATGATAAGCTGGATTATTTATGAAAGTAAATTCTGTATAGTAAAAGGGGATTAGGTGCCACTTTTATTGCCTTGTTTGCTATGGCGGCTTTCGTAGAATGTCTTCTTTCTCTTTTGGACCACATTTTCCTATCTAATTCCGATAAATCCGAATAAAAGAATTGCTACATAGAAAAACAGAATATAAACTAATACGAAAtgaatagaatatttattaaacgccaacggcgtacaactatttccagcatttatatGAGGCTGCTTTGGTTAAAGTCAAAGGTTTTAAAGGACAAGGACAATCAAGAATATGGTACATACTATACAGATCAGCATTACAATAACTACATTTGCATTTGTCAGTAACATCCAGGTGAAAAGAAGAATTTGTGCgaataagaaaatgatacGAAGAAAACTAATACGAAATGgctcttattttttgtaatgaaatgattaaaagATGTGCTTCTTTCGGTAGAATTTTGCGAAAAATCTATAATCCCTGGTATTAGCGCGCTGTTTCTACTCCCCGAGCCTTATCAGTagtccttttttactttaaaaacaaaatttacacaaCAGAATAAGCTGCAGAGAATTATAAATCAACGATTGTTTGAAACGTCTGATTgctgagcaaaaaaaaaaatcaaaagagtgGAACTCTACTTCTTTATCACGAAGACTGACGTGTTCCATTTTGACGGCCGGAACTGCTGCCCTAATCAAACCAGGCTATAAGTGCTGGAGGTATTTCCAATacgataaatttgttttgaacagaggaaataaaaatgcacttgcaggaaattttatttttttgttccttcTACAGTCTGTAAAATGCgtagtaataaaaaatggcttgAATAGAATCTCAACAACCTCCAGAAGTTGACTTCATTAATTAACAAGCAATTCTCGTGCTTCTTCAGATTTAATCCAATTCTTCACTTCTCACAGGAATCATATATAactgaagaataaaaatccgAGCTAATTGGGAGAGAGAAAAACGACATCAGAGCGTATATATTAAAGAGGTCGTTTTAATGGCTTTTGCAATATTCATAACGCAATTCGGCGTCAGCGTTTCGCAAAAATACTCTCGCCGAGAGCGCAGAAAAGAACAGTACGCTGTGTGTTTGAATGAAAGGACCCTTCAAAGTGCTGTTGTATTGCAGTCGAGACTGAGAAGTGAACGCTGCCGAACACAAAGGGCCGATTAAGCCAGCCGAAGCACCTGCCGAGACTTTGTCGCAACTCCATAAGCGCCTAGCAGGACAAAACGCGTCTTAATTAGCGCACTTATTCGAGTTACACATTATTGCGCGTGAATTCGGATGACGGGAGCAGTGCTCTGCGAAAAGTGATCAATAAAAACACAGCATCAGACGCGAGAAGCGGACGTtgctctcactcactcgcgcgACATTATGAGATAAAAGCGCTGCGTACGCTTCAATTCGGagtaaattagatttaatgtATACCCAAGggaagttttatttcaaagctgcaagaatttaatttcacattttcctGAATGACACGGCAAATTTTGCTTCATGGCTTTTGTCGCGTAGGAGGCACAAGCCCGATTCTAATGAAAGGGCTCGTTTTGGCTCAAAAATGTGATGTAGGCGATGATTAAAGTGAAAACAGAAATAGCTTCCCAGTGGTACAGGGGCCGAGCCTCTAATATACATAAAAGTGGTGCCGCACAACGAGAGGGCtctattttataaatgttgCAGACTGAAAACGCTCAAATTTTACAGCTTGACGCACTGACaataaaattcaccatttttcaaaatggaaaacaaaatattctgctATGTTAAGAGAGTAGATTGGGTATTTTAAGctggatgaatattttttctgtgcgtCTGATTTACTTTTAGACGCCTAATGAGCATGAATCACGCAATATTTAGACTTTTTTGGTCATTCAAACTACAATATAAAAGCTAcacttttttaaagaggaatgatactgcaaaagcctggaaaatgcttgttgccaatgcataacctcgccccttaggattcagttaaaaccttaattgacctaaggagcgctgtaattctttgagaaaattggctggaaatttaacgtgcttttcaaatggtaatggctgtctccttacttgaaatccgatttaatttcaaaaccaagagtttccccaataagtggcatacaccgttggacagatctcgacgagaggaatctaaatatgctaagaaaatatgttcaagcactgtaaattttggagaaaattggcaaaatttgaatttttattgtaggaaggttcttttttattattgcaaattattgaacaaattgtttatcgatcaattgtttatggcatccaacaattcaaataattttcaattgttgcccagtatcattccactttaatcctggttcgaaaaataaaaaaataatgttttctagAACTTTTTAGTCGTTTCTAGTTTTTGCtggatattttcaaaaatttcattcggctctaaacaacaattttctcGTCATATCacagtgtatttttttctatttttgttgttttttaatcCTTAACAAATAGATATAGATCCAAACAGCCCAATAAATTTCGTGCCG encodes:
- the LOC135942597 gene encoding uncharacterized protein LOC135942597 translates to MMKRWSPRASPLRLSQLSPLASEDDVGPRSGGCTVVLDQLPSDMLESLSSDGHVRMGLPTPPDSVRGDDSTSVVEQDTVSDLLRDMVDRLDTPVSHVRRKKKRKSKKSRHHHEHQERPRVSPIFVWVKQAEEGVIGEVWCEDYDIRNRLRLTKTPAGWRAIPRTNTLSEMQSALRRDSSDSAGFSEEELSEREEDKAKSQNVQVDPESDPEREDVPDEDDDEEGGFPAREDAHAQIETGPVVPEADENENHPEEEEEAADLPEGEDTLMDDAEDESECEEASPEKDCGVADASECSIKDKDEFVDKPREQAAVVEKSEKPAQSVPEEIKEKKVTVLNLKGYSVKMEVPEEEEVVINPEQVADLSAKKREPGPLPCRSPLIRLPPLPRKPLPSPVLQQPPCEYRTPSPAHQALPVALPGVPRPMLSPLPAHVHERPMKRTIENTEVPAKKQKQEPTLRELLREKKQESMLMELLITNHSTTPKRVQPPPAPAAPLDALAQLRLVMSKLRVPDPLLIPQSRLSALFASPATEIPRLLALPPAPLSPDVIAVSLDRLQALLQRSDSELLAWAAHDWALPKPPAWPPADLTALHLAAMGFCVPPPMDTWHTPPPPTKQMQFTPAAAAPMKNPPAQGPPKPRIACKALSDLMPKKNKQAPKQSGPLVSPPPSLTMGLQGATRNLPQLWHPLFGSHTSDSWNWRKTVPVHGD